In the genome of Hippoglossus hippoglossus isolate fHipHip1 chromosome 12, fHipHip1.pri, whole genome shotgun sequence, one region contains:
- the ska1 gene encoding spindle and kinetochore-associated protein 1, translated as MSELEDISLHIHDRISSLQRMLDLSVVELPQNKNRKLGLELFALESLLEEFEKRVGQQKEKLKHLKELEKVLKKEVEDVHHMKDNIPAHMPMMKVPTNENEPVLNKNEAADVQLVQPENDKKTNKSYVKEMEFITVPEFENIPQYMKGRVSYDQINAVVQSINKAVTAKYKILHQSVKTLSSHARKLHQRFKDQDTKDTKGQYFVVEDDIREFTPTRVDKRFQGILNMLRHCQRLREQRGRGLTRYILL; from the exons ATGAGTGAGCTGGAGGATATCAGTCTTCACATTCATGACAGGATATCATCCTTACAACGCATGCTGGATCTATCAGTTGTTG aATTGCCTCAAAATAAGAATAGGAAACTTGGACTAGAACTGTTTGCCCTGGAGAGCCTTTTAGAAGAGTTTGAAAAACGTGTCGGCCAACAGAAGGAGAAACTAAAGCATTTGAAG gaacTTGAGAAGGTAttgaagaaggaggtggaagatGTTCATCACATGAAGGACAACATACCTGCACACATGCCCATGATGAAAGTCCCAACAAA TGAAAATGAACCTGTTTTGAACAAGAATGAAGCAGCAGATGTTCAACTTGTCCAaccagaaaatgacaaaaagacCAACAAAAGCTACGTCAAAGAGATGGAGTTTATCACTGTACCAGAGTTTGAGAACATCCCACA GTACATGAAAGGACGCGTTTCATATGATCAAATTAATGCTGTGGTGCAGAGCATTAACAAAGCTGTAACAGCCAAGTACAAGATCCTCCATCAGTCAGTGAAAACTCTGAGTAGTCATGCACGCAAACTTCACCAACGCTTCAAGGACCAGGACACGAAAGATACAAAAG GTCAGTATTTTGTGGTGGAGGATGACATTCGGGAATTTACACCAACAAGGGTGGACAAACGATTTCAGGGGATTTTGAACATGCTTCGACACTGCCAGCGTCTGCGGGAGCAGCGAGGGAGAGGCCTCACCCGCTATATTTTGTTATGA